In a single window of the Cydia splendana chromosome 20, ilCydSple1.2, whole genome shotgun sequence genome:
- the LOC134800757 gene encoding ceramide glucosyltransferase gives MMPMVYTVYGFAIFFMLAFLFIWTIHIVALSYSKWKLHRTVDRSPPEQPYPGVSILKPLTGVDPNLFSNLETFFTLDYPLYELLFCVEDEHDPAVMLVHSLMQKYPSIDARLFTGGVRVGVNPKINNMQPAFLAGKYPLVLVSDAGIRMREDTLLDMVQHMKDDTGIVHQMPFACDAEGFAAVYEKVFFGTAQARMYLAADFLRINCHVGMSSLVRRCALEECGGLATFGEYLAEDFFIAKEVTSRGWKMRVSSLPALQNSGTRSVGQLQGRLTRWARLRIAMVPTTTLMEPLSECLPLGAGAAWASGQLFGAEPLPFFLVHILLWFLSDWLMLRTVQNGSPPFTKVQFLVGWIWSECCAPFILFAAFLNPEISWRTRSYRLDWGGKAHELKPKLKF, from the coding sequence ATGATGCCGATGGTGTACACAGTGTATGGTTTCGCCATATTCTTTATGCTAGCATTTCTGTTTATATGGACAATTCACATAGTGGCGTTATCGTATTCGAAATGGAAGCTACATCGGACGGTGGACCGGTCGCCGCCAGAGCAGCCTTATCCCGGCGTGTCGATACTGAAGCCGTTGACCGGCGTGGATCCGAACCTGTTTTCGAACCTCGAAACCTTTTTCACGCTGGATTACCCGCTCTACGAGCTTCTGTTCTGTGTCGAGGACGAACACGACCCGGCTGTGATGCTCGTACATTCCTTAATGCAAAAGTATCCTAGCATAGACGCGCGGCTGTTCACGGGCGGCGTGCGGGTCGGCGTGAAccctaaaattaacaatatgCAGCCGGCGTTCCTGGCCGGGAAGTATCCTCTAGTCCTGGTGAGCGACGCCGGTATTCGGATGCGAGAGGACACGCTGCTCGACATGGTGCAGCACATGAAGGACGACACTGGCATAGTGCATCAGATGCCGTTCGCGTGCGACGCGGAAGGATTCGCCGCGGTGTACGAGAAAGTATTTTTCGGGACCGCACAAGCCCGTATGTACTTGGCAGCAGATTTTCTAAGAATAAACTGCCATGTGGGGATGTCGTCGCTGGTGAGGCGCTGCGCGCTGGAGGAGTGCGGTGGTTTAGCGACGTTCGGTGAATATTTGGCGGAGGACTTCTTCATAGCGAAGGAGGTGACGTCGAGAGGGTGGAAGATGCGCGTGAGCTCGCTGCCGGCGCTTCAGAACTCGGGGACGCGGTCGGTGGGGCAGCTGCAGGGGCGGCTGACGCGCTGGGCGCGCCTGCGGATAGCCATGGTGCCGACCACGACGCTTATGGAGCCGCTGAGCGAGTGCCTGCCGCTGGGCGCGGGCGCCGCGTGGGCCTCCGGCCAGCTCTTCGGCGCGGAGCCGCTCCCCTTCTTCCTCGTCCACATACTGCTGTGGTTCCTCTCAGACTGGCTCATGTTACGTACAGTGCAGAACGGCTCGCCGCCGTTCACTAAAGTGCAATTCTTAGTTGGTTGGATATGGAGTGAGTGCTGTGCGCCGTTCATTTTGTTCGCTGCGTTCTTGAACCCGGAGATCTCGTGGCGGACGCGGAGCTACCGGCTGGACTGGGGCGGGAAGGCCCACGAACTGAAACCTAAGCTCAAATTCTGA